A section of the Cryptomeria japonica unplaced genomic scaffold, Sugi_1.0 HiC_scaffold_1349, whole genome shotgun sequence genome encodes:
- the LOC131873263 gene encoding cytochrome b-like: protein MTQRFSILKQPIFSTLNQHLIDYPTPSNPSHWRGFGSLAGICPAIQIVTGVFPAMHYTPHVDLAFNSVEHIMRDVEGGWLLRYMHANGASMFLIVVYPHIFRGLYYASYDSPREFVWCLGVVISLLMIVTASIGHALPRGQMSFRGATVITSSASAIPVVGDTIVTWPWGGFPVDNATLNRFFSPHHPLPFIPVGASPLHLAALHQYGSNNPLGVHSKMDKIASYPYFYAKDLVGRVASAIFFSIWISCAPNVLGHPDNYIPANPMATPPHIVPEWYFPPIYAIPRSIPDKLGGVAAIALVFPPLLALPFLKSSYVRSSSSRPIYQKLFRFFLADCLLSGRIGCEPVEAPYVTIGQIPSVAFFLFFALTPILGRVGKRMTDYYTNHLQFEGIDRTISSDAIE, encoded by the coding sequence ATGACACAACGATTTTCCATTCTCAAACAACCCATATTCTCCACACTGAACCAGCATTTGATAGATTATCCGACCCCGAGCAATCCGAGTCATTGGCGGGGGTTTGGTTCGTTAGCTGGTATTTGTCCAGCCATTCAGATAGTGACCGGCGTTTTTCCAGCTATGCATTACACACCACATGTGGATCTAGCTTTCAACAGCGTAGAACATATCATGAGAGATGTTGAAGGGGGCTGGTTGCTTCGTTATATGCATGCTAATGGGGCAAGTATGTTTCTCATCGTGGTTTACCCCCATATTTTTCGCGGTTTGTATTATGCGAGTTATGACAGTCCTAGGGAATTTGTTTGGTGCCTCGGAGTTGTCATCTCCCTGTTAATGATTGTGACTGCTTCTATAGGACATGCACTACCTCGGGGTCAAATGAGCTTTCGGGGAGCTACGGTAATTACAAGCTCAGCTAGCGCCATACCCGTAGTGGGAGATACGATCGTGACTTGGCCGTGGGGTGGTTTCCCCGTGGACAATGCCACCTTAAATCGTTTCTTTAGTCCTCATCATCCACTCCCTTTTATTCCAGTAGGCGCCAGTCCTCTTCATCTGGCCGCATTGCATCAATATGGATCGAATAATCCATTGGGTGTGCATTCAAAGATGGATAAAATCGCTTCTTATCCCTATTTTTACGCGAAGGATCTAGTAGGTCGGGTAGCTTCCGCTATCTTCTTTTCCATTTGGATTTCTTGTGCTCCTAATGTATTGGGGCATCCCGACAATTATATACCCGCTAATCCGATGGCCACCCCGCCTCATATTGTGCCGGAATGGTATTTCCCACCAATCTATGCCATTCCTCGCAGTATACCCGACAAATTAGGAGGTGTAGCCGCAATAGCACTCGTTTTTCCACCGCTTTTGGCTCTCCCTTTTCTGAAAAGTTCGTATGTTCGTAGCTCAAGTTCTCGTCCGATCTACCAGAAACTCTTTCGGTTTTTCCTGGCGGATTGCTTACTATCAGGTCGGATCGGATGTGAACCCGTGGAGGCACCATATGTGACTATTGGACAAATTCCTTCAGTAGCTTTCTTCTTGTTCTTTGCCCTAACGCCCATTCTGGGACGAGTTGGAAAGAGAATGACCGATTATTACACCAATCACTTACAATTCGAGGGCATCGACCGAACTATCTCCTCCgatgccatagaatag